GCATCTGCGGCGCCTGCTCGCTGGTCATCAACGGTGACGCGCACGGACCCGAGCGCACCACCACCTGCCAGCTGCACATGCGGTCCTTCCAGGACGGCGACACGATCGACATCGAGCCGTGGCGGGCGTCGGCCTTTCCGGTCGTGAAGGACCTGGTCGTCGACCGGTCCGCCTTCGACCGGATCATCCAGGCCGGGGGCTACATCACCGCGCCGACCGGCGCCGCGCCGGAGGCCCACGCCGCGCCGGTGCCCAAGCCGGACGCCGACTTCGCCTTCGAGCACGCCGAGTGCATCGGGTGCGGGGCGTGTGTCGCGGCGTGCCCGAACGGAGCGGCGATGCTGTTCACCTCCGCGAAGGTGAACCATCTCAACGTCCTTCCGCAGGGGGCGCCCGAGCGGGAGACGCGGGTGCTGGACATGGTGGGGCAGATGGACGAGGAGGGGTTCGGCGGGTGCACGCTGACGGGTGAGTGTGCGACTGCTTGCCCCAAGGGCATTCCGCTGATGTCCATCACCAGCATGAACAAGGAGTGGCTGCGGGCCACCCGCAGGGCGGGCAGGCGCTAGCCGGACGAACGTTCGCCGTCACGTGCGGACGGGCGGGGTCGGGGGAGGTGCTCCCCCCGGCCCCGTCTCGCGTTCGCTCCCGGCATTCAGCAAGCGCACATCCGCTCTCCCGGCACTGGTCACGCGCAGTACAGCCGGCGTCGGAAGAACTGTGGCGGACCCGCACCGCGACCAGGAGAGCACCCATGACCGGCGTACTGACCGCAGACCGTCCCTCGATGCCCGCCGCACCCCACCGCTACACGGTCGCCCTCGCCCGCGACGAGGAGGACGTGCGGGCCGCTCAGCGGCTGCGGCACGACGTCTTCGCCGGGGAGATGGGCGCGCTGCTGGCGAGCGCGCAGCCCGGGCACGACGTCGACCCCTTCGACGCGTACTGCGACCACCTGCTCGTGCGCGAGGAGACGACCGGGCAGGTCGTCGGCACCTACCGGCTGCTGCCCCCGGAGCGCGCGGCGGTCGCCGGACGGCTGTACGCGGAGAGCGAGTTCGACCTCACGGCGCTCGACGCGATCCGGCCCGGGCTGGTCGAGGTCGGCCGCTCCTGCGTGCACCCGGCCCACCGTGACGGCGCCGTCATCGGGCTCATCTGGGCCGGCATAGCCCGCTACATGACCGACCGGGGCCACGAGTGGCTGGCGGGCTGCTGCTCGCTCCCGCTCGCCGACGGCGGATCGCTCGCCGCCGGCACCTGGGACCGCGTGCGGGCCAAGAACCTGGCGCCCGAGGAATACCGGGTGCGGCCGCTGCTGCCGTGGATCCCGCGCGCGGCCGCGCCCGCCGCCCGCACCGAACTGCCCGCCCTGTTGCGCGGCTACCTCCGCCTCGGCGCCTGGGTCTGCGGGGAACCCGCGCACGACGTGGACTTCGGCGTCGCCGACCTGTACGTGCTGCTGCCGATGAGCCGGGTCGACCCGCGCTACCTGCGGCACTTCCTCTCGCTCGTCCCGGCCTGATGAGCGCCTGGCTGCCGGTCGCCCCCTGCACCCCGGCGACCTGCGTGGACCCGTCCCGGGCCGCGGTGACCGTACCGCGCGCCGTGCTGCGGCTCGCCGCGGTCGCCGTGCTGGTCCTCGCCGCGGTCGCGGTCGTGCTGACGCCGGTCCGGCGGTGGGTGCCGTCCGTCGTGGTGGCGTACTGGTCCCGGTGGGTGGTGCGGGCCGCGGGTGTGCGGGTCCGCGTCACCGGTGCCGCCCCGCCCGCGGGCGGGCTGCTCCTCGTCGCCAACCACGTCTCGTGGCTCGACATCCCGCTGCTGGCCGCCGTACGCCCCGCCAGGATGCTGGCCAAGAGCGAGATCCGGGGCTGGCCGGTGGCGGGCGCGCTGGCCGCACGCGGCGGGGTGCTGTTCATCGAACGCGAGCGGCTGCGGGCGCTGCCGGACACGGTCGCCGCGCTCGCGCTGGCCCTGCGCGCGGGCGCCGCCGTCGCCGCCTTCCCCGAGGGCAGCACCTGGTGCGGGCGCGCCGGGGGTGCCTACCGCCGGGCCGTGTTCCAGGCCGCGTTGGACGCCGGGGTGCCGGTCCAGCCG
The Streptomyces sp. NBC_01723 genome window above contains:
- a CDS encoding succinate dehydrogenase/fumarate reductase iron-sulfur subunit, with the translated sequence MKLTLRVWRQKNADADGAMSTYEVDGISRDMSFLEMLDTLNEELILKGEDPVAFDHDCREGICGACSLVINGDAHGPERTTTCQLHMRSFQDGDTIDIEPWRASAFPVVKDLVVDRSAFDRIIQAGGYITAPTGAAPEAHAAPVPKPDADFAFEHAECIGCGACVAACPNGAAMLFTSAKVNHLNVLPQGAPERETRVLDMVGQMDEEGFGGCTLTGECATACPKGIPLMSITSMNKEWLRATRRAGRR
- a CDS encoding GNAT family N-acetyltransferase → MTGVLTADRPSMPAAPHRYTVALARDEEDVRAAQRLRHDVFAGEMGALLASAQPGHDVDPFDAYCDHLLVREETTGQVVGTYRLLPPERAAVAGRLYAESEFDLTALDAIRPGLVEVGRSCVHPAHRDGAVIGLIWAGIARYMTDRGHEWLAGCCSLPLADGGSLAAGTWDRVRAKNLAPEEYRVRPLLPWIPRAAAPAARTELPALLRGYLRLGAWVCGEPAHDVDFGVADLYVLLPMSRVDPRYLRHFLSLVPA
- a CDS encoding lysophospholipid acyltransferase family protein, with product MSAWLPVAPCTPATCVDPSRAAVTVPRAVLRLAAVAVLVLAAVAVVLTPVRRWVPSVVVAYWSRWVVRAAGVRVRVTGAAPPAGGLLLVANHVSWLDIPLLAAVRPARMLAKSEIRGWPVAGALAARGGVLFIERERLRALPDTVAALALALRAGAAVAAFPEGSTWCGRAGGAYRRAVFQAALDAGVPVQPVRLRYRAGEREVSTAPAFVGTETLLASMWRVASARGLTAEVEVCPVVPPGRHHDRRSLAEAAQRTAPPADPHGHLGKAPSKSMCVL